A section of the Streptococcus oriscaviae genome encodes:
- a CDS encoding DUF536 domain-containing protein codes for MGIEKTVSELAEILGVSRQAMNNRVKSLPEEFVEKNEKGVTVVNRAGLVKLEEIYKTTIFEDEPVSEEVKQRELMEILVDEKNAEIVRLYDQLKAKDKQLAEKDEQLRVKDVQISEKDKQLDQQQQLTLKAMADKDVLKLELEAAKAHVEEEKAKGFFARLFGK; via the coding sequence ATGGGAATTGAAAAAACAGTCAGCGAATTAGCAGAAATTTTGGGGGTCAGTCGGCAAGCGATGAACAACCGTGTCAAGTCCTTGCCGGAAGAATTCGTTGAGAAAAATGAAAAAGGTGTGACCGTTGTAAACCGCGCAGGTTTGGTCAAGTTGGAAGAAATCTACAAAACCACAATTTTTGAGGATGAGCCGGTTAGTGAAGAGGTCAAACAGCGGGAGCTGATGGAAATCTTGGTTGATGAGAAAAACGCAGAGATTGTCCGCCTTTATGATCAGCTCAAGGCCAAGGACAAGCAGTTGGCTGAAAAAGACGAGCAGCTGCGGGTCAAGGATGTTCAGATTTCTGAGAAGGACAAGCAGTTGGATCAGCAACAGCAGTTGACCCTTAAAGCCATGGCGGACAAGGATGTGCTCAAATTGGAATTGGAAGCGGCCAAGGCTCACGTTGAGGAAGAAAAGGCCAAAGGCTTCTTTGCTCGTCTATTTGGAAAATAG
- a CDS encoding NAD(P)/FAD-dependent oxidoreductase, protein MTRYDTIIIGAGPAGMMAAISSSFYGKSTLLLEKNRRLGKKLTGTGGGRCNVTNNGTLDDLMAGIPGNGRFLYSVFSQFDNHDIINFFQENGVKLKVEDHGRVFPTTDRSQTIIKCLEMKMLENGVDIRTGKEVVSVKKIDDLFHVNTPDETFTASQLIVTTGGKAYPSTGSTGFGHEIARHFKLAVTEIEAVESPLLTNFPHKKLQGISLDDVTLTFGKHRITHDLLFTHFGLSGPAALRLSSFVKGGETAFLDVLPTHSEQDLAEHLERNREKSVKNALRELMPERLADFFAEGYDCKVKQVHTSERENLLTKLKALPIHITGKMSLAKSFVTKGGVDLREINPKTLESKKVPGLHFAGEVLDINAHTGGFNITYCLATGWVAGSLHY, encoded by the coding sequence ATGACAAGATACGATACAATTATTATCGGAGCAGGGCCTGCCGGCATGATGGCCGCCATCTCTTCAAGCTTCTACGGAAAATCCACTCTACTTCTGGAAAAAAACCGCCGTTTGGGTAAAAAATTGACCGGAACAGGGGGTGGACGTTGCAATGTGACCAATAACGGAACCTTGGACGACCTCATGGCAGGCATCCCTGGAAACGGTCGCTTTCTTTACAGCGTCTTCTCTCAGTTTGACAACCATGACATCATAAACTTTTTTCAGGAAAATGGGGTCAAACTCAAGGTAGAGGATCACGGCCGAGTCTTTCCAACCACCGACCGTTCTCAGACCATTATCAAGTGCTTGGAGATGAAGATGCTGGAAAACGGAGTCGATATTCGCACCGGAAAAGAAGTCGTTTCGGTCAAAAAGATAGACGACCTATTTCATGTCAACACACCTGACGAAACCTTCACTGCTTCCCAACTCATTGTGACAACCGGTGGCAAGGCATATCCCTCCACTGGCTCAACCGGCTTTGGCCATGAGATTGCGCGGCACTTCAAGCTGGCTGTAACAGAAATCGAGGCAGTCGAAAGCCCGCTTCTGACCAATTTCCCCCACAAAAAGTTGCAAGGTATTTCCTTAGACGATGTGACCCTAACCTTTGGCAAGCACCGCATCACCCACGATTTACTCTTCACCCACTTTGGTCTATCGGGTCCTGCCGCTCTTCGCCTTTCTAGCTTTGTTAAAGGGGGAGAAACCGCATTTCTGGATGTTTTGCCAACCCATTCTGAGCAAGACTTGGCTGAGCACCTAGAAAGGAATCGGGAAAAATCCGTCAAGAATGCCCTTCGCGAACTCATGCCAGAACGCTTGGCTGACTTTTTTGCTGAAGGCTATGACTGCAAGGTCAAACAAGTCCACACCTCCGAACGAGAAAATCTCCTTACCAAGTTAAAAGCGCTGCCCATTCACATCACAGGTAAGATGTCCTTGGCCAAGTCCTTTGTGACCAAGGGGGGCGTCGACCTCAGGGAAATCAATCCCAAAACGCTCGAAAGTAAAAAGGTTCCCGGACTACACTTCGCAGGAGAGGTGCTGGACATCAATGCTCACACAGGCGGCTTTAACATCACCTATTGTCTAGCAACCGGCTGGGTGGCAGGAAGCTTGCATTACTAA
- a CDS encoding ATP-binding cassette domain-containing protein, with protein sequence MNLHIQTISKQFDQNKLFVNASFTFEKGKIYGLLGRNGSGKTTLFNCIARNLSLDSGRIFFSKDGQEIDYENTDIGFTQTYPQLPAFMTAFEFVRFYMDIHKNQLKTDRGPEDWLNLVGISEPDQHRLLKDFSHGMQNKVQLLLSLIVQPPVLLLDEPLTSFDPVAALEFKRLIREAKKNSVIIFSTHILQLAQDLCDEIVLLHHQELQAVPSDKLHDADFEQEIVDLLTAE encoded by the coding sequence ATGAACTTACATATCCAAACTATCTCTAAGCAATTTGATCAAAACAAGCTGTTTGTCAACGCCTCCTTTACATTTGAGAAAGGGAAGATTTATGGGCTTTTGGGACGAAACGGTTCGGGTAAAACAACCCTGTTTAATTGTATTGCCCGCAACTTAAGCCTAGACAGCGGTCGCATCTTCTTTTCCAAAGACGGTCAGGAGATTGACTACGAAAATACGGATATCGGTTTTACCCAAACCTACCCGCAGCTGCCTGCCTTTATGACCGCTTTTGAATTTGTCCGCTTTTACATGGACATTCACAAAAATCAACTCAAGACTGACCGCGGACCGGAAGACTGGCTCAATTTGGTCGGCATCAGCGAGCCAGACCAACACCGTCTGCTCAAAGATTTCTCTCACGGAATGCAAAACAAGGTGCAGCTGCTCCTGTCCTTAATTGTCCAGCCGCCTGTGCTTCTATTAGATGAACCCTTGACTTCTTTTGACCCTGTGGCTGCCTTGGAATTTAAACGGTTGATTCGTGAGGCGAAAAAGAATTCTGTCATTATTTTTTCCACTCATATTTTGCAGTTGGCTCAAGACCTCTGTGATGAAATCGTCCTCCTGCACCATCAGGAACTTCAGGCCGTTCCAAGCGATAAGCTGCACGACGCTGACTTTGAGCAGGAAATCGTGGATTTATTGACCGCTGAATAG
- a CDS encoding AzlD domain-containing protein has translation MVSNEVLIVILLAMLVTWIPRILPFILTQNRELPPVLVRFLSFLPVTIIFALTLSSIMDEQVGRLPVFLPVESLAVLPTFWVVAKTKNILLAVMVGVVTTALLRLVF, from the coding sequence ATGGTCAGCAATGAAGTACTTATCGTTATTTTATTAGCCATGCTAGTAACATGGATTCCACGGATTTTGCCCTTTATTTTGACGCAAAACAGGGAATTGCCCCCTGTCTTGGTGCGCTTTTTGAGTTTTTTGCCGGTGACCATCATTTTCGCCCTCACCTTGTCCAGTATTATGGATGAGCAAGTTGGGCGACTTCCTGTTTTTTTGCCTGTGGAGAGCTTAGCGGTCCTTCCGACCTTCTGGGTGGTTGCCAAAACCAAGAATATCCTACTAGCAGTCATGGTCGGGGTTGTAACGACAGCTCTTTTGCGACTGGTCTTTTAA
- a CDS encoding AzlC family ABC transporter permease — MKRDGRALRQGFKDAIPTALGYASIGLACGVVSVNSGIRPLEMALMSILVYAGSAQFVMCAMLLVGAPIASIAVTVFFVNLRNFLMSLHTTTVFQGNSLGSNILIGSFLTDESYALLLRKQLTDGQVPPAWMYGNNFAGYFSWVVFTILGNVLGSMIPDPERFGLDFALVAMFIAIFAGQLEAMVRQMPVVKIGLILGTVFVSYLGLTFFVSSYVAVLVATLLGCTVGVMADGQQ; from the coding sequence GTGAAAAGAGATGGAAGGGCCTTGCGACAAGGTTTTAAGGATGCGATTCCTACGGCACTTGGCTATGCCAGTATTGGGCTTGCCTGTGGCGTTGTTTCAGTCAATTCAGGCATCCGCCCATTAGAAATGGCGCTGATGAGCATACTGGTTTATGCAGGAAGCGCCCAGTTTGTGATGTGTGCGATGCTCTTAGTGGGGGCGCCGATTGCGTCAATTGCTGTAACGGTATTTTTTGTCAACCTGCGCAATTTTTTGATGAGCCTGCACACAACTACCGTGTTTCAAGGCAACAGCCTAGGTTCCAATATCTTGATTGGTAGCTTTTTGACGGACGAGTCCTATGCTCTTCTCCTGCGAAAACAGCTAACGGATGGCCAGGTACCGCCAGCATGGATGTATGGAAATAATTTTGCCGGCTATTTTTCTTGGGTTGTGTTTACCATCCTTGGGAATGTGCTGGGAAGTATGATTCCAGACCCTGAACGTTTTGGTTTGGATTTTGCCTTGGTCGCTATGTTTATTGCAATTTTTGCCGGTCAGTTGGAGGCTATGGTTCGCCAAATGCCGGTTGTGAAAATTGGTCTCATTTTGGGGACGGTGTTTGTATCCTATCTCGGTCTGACCTTTTTTGTGTCCTCCTATGTGGCGGTTTTGGTTGCGACTCTTTTGGGATGTACAGTGGGGGTGATGGCAGATGGTCAGCAATGA
- a CDS encoding DUF3021 family protein has protein sequence MAEFRPYIKVTLLRVLGVLLAFGLCALSIWRFNGQPSQAWQTFCVGFIAAGIAGTWNIYDINSWPLRKRTLVHTFFMALVVFPTLFISGWFAFNLANLALAAGIFVLTGVIAWTIGYVFFRGKEG, from the coding sequence ATGGCTGAATTTAGACCCTATATTAAAGTGACCCTGCTTCGTGTTCTAGGAGTTTTGTTGGCCTTTGGCCTCTGTGCTCTCTCGATTTGGCGGTTCAATGGCCAGCCCAGTCAAGCCTGGCAGACCTTCTGTGTTGGCTTTATCGCTGCTGGAATTGCCGGAACCTGGAACATCTATGATATCAACTCTTGGCCTTTACGAAAACGGACCCTGGTCCACACTTTCTTTATGGCCCTGGTCGTCTTTCCGACTCTCTTTATCAGCGGCTGGTTCGCTTTTAATCTAGCCAATCTGGCCCTAGCAGCAGGAATTTTCGTCCTAACAGGCGTCATCGCTTGGACTATCGGCTATGTCTTTTTTCGGGGCAAGGAAGGATAA
- a CDS encoding alpha-galactosidase: MPIHYTETTQEFHLYNEVLSYIFHVLPNGHLGNLYFGKRLSEKASYLRLREYGYRPLTSFVYEDEPSFSLQHTRQEYACYGTTDFSLPAFEIEQADGSCLSHFVYQGHRIFPGKPNLAGLPHLYVTEEAAAQTLEIILMDSNTDTQLTLSYTIFNDKPVLSRHARFEQLGGQAVKLQRALSMSLDLPDWDYEWLHLDGAWGRERHLKLSPLHQGCQSIYSLKGASSSEHNPFMALKRPTADEYQGEVLGFSLIYSGNFLGQVDVSSFGQTRVSMGIHPDRFTWLLEKGESFQTPEVLLVYSDQGLNGMSQAFHDVYREHLMRGFWGQRERPVLLNNWEAMSFDFDEEQILTLARKAASVGVELFVMDDGWFGDRNHERAGLGDWSVNLDKLPSGLTGIIDQVHGLGMKFGLWIEPEMVNKDSQLYRAHPDWILHHPKHSQSHGRYQYTLDFSREEVYQNIYDQLYKLLSEHEIDYIKWDMNRYMTEVYSLGHPIERQGEIFHRYMLNLYRLYDNLTSSFPHVLFESCSSGGGRFDPGLLYYAPQTWTSDNTDAIERLKIQYGTSMVYPLVSMGCHVSESPNQQVGRSTPLSTRGNVAFFGSFGYELDLSDCHPDELEEIKEQIAFYKQHRSTFQFGTFTRLLSPFEGEDVAWQVASKDGSQVIVGFYRRLVTANLGLARLRLKGLDEQALYELDGKTYYGSDLMYAGLPIHNEVHVQKDKDFSSRLYILKRIEES, encoded by the coding sequence ATGCCGATTCACTATACAGAAACGACACAAGAATTTCATCTCTACAATGAGGTTCTCAGCTATATTTTCCATGTTTTGCCCAACGGGCATCTGGGCAATCTCTACTTTGGTAAGAGATTGAGCGAGAAGGCTTCTTATCTACGCTTGAGAGAATATGGCTATCGGCCGCTGACTTCATTTGTTTATGAAGACGAGCCATCCTTTTCTCTCCAACATACGCGGCAGGAATACGCCTGCTATGGGACGACAGATTTTTCCTTGCCAGCCTTTGAAATCGAGCAAGCAGATGGGAGCTGCCTATCTCACTTTGTTTACCAAGGACACCGCATCTTTCCGGGCAAGCCAAATCTGGCTGGTCTGCCTCACCTTTATGTGACAGAAGAAGCAGCGGCACAAACCTTGGAAATCATTCTGATGGATTCCAATACTGACACGCAACTGACCTTATCCTATACCATTTTCAATGACAAGCCGGTGCTGAGCCGTCATGCTCGTTTCGAGCAGTTGGGAGGGCAGGCTGTCAAATTGCAGCGAGCCTTGTCCATGTCACTGGATTTGCCTGATTGGGATTACGAGTGGCTGCACCTAGATGGGGCTTGGGGAAGGGAGCGGCATCTGAAACTGAGCCCACTCCACCAGGGTTGTCAGTCCATTTATAGTCTGAAAGGGGCCAGCAGCTCAGAGCACAATCCCTTCATGGCCTTGAAACGGCCGACAGCAGATGAGTACCAGGGTGAGGTTCTGGGATTTTCCTTGATTTACAGCGGGAATTTTCTGGGGCAGGTCGATGTTAGCTCCTTTGGCCAGACCAGGGTCAGCATGGGCATTCATCCAGACCGCTTCACTTGGCTCTTGGAAAAAGGGGAATCCTTCCAGACTCCAGAAGTGCTTCTAGTGTATAGCGATCAGGGTTTGAATGGGATGAGCCAGGCCTTCCATGATGTCTATCGAGAGCATCTGATGCGAGGCTTCTGGGGACAAAGGGAGCGCCCTGTTTTGCTTAATAACTGGGAGGCCATGTCCTTTGATTTTGATGAAGAGCAGATTTTGACTCTTGCCCGCAAGGCTGCCTCTGTCGGAGTAGAGCTCTTTGTCATGGATGACGGCTGGTTTGGCGACCGCAACCATGAGCGGGCTGGTTTGGGGGATTGGTCTGTCAATCTGGACAAGCTACCAAGTGGTCTGACCGGCATTATTGACCAGGTGCATGGTCTGGGCATGAAATTTGGTCTTTGGATTGAGCCAGAAATGGTCAACAAGGACAGCCAACTCTATCGAGCTCATCCGGACTGGATTCTCCATCATCCCAAGCACAGTCAATCCCATGGCCGTTACCAATACACGCTTGATTTTTCAAGAGAAGAAGTCTACCAAAACATTTATGACCAACTCTACAAACTCCTGTCCGAGCATGAGATTGACTACATTAAATGGGATATGAACCGCTATATGACTGAGGTTTATAGTCTGGGTCATCCGATCGAGCGGCAGGGAGAAATTTTCCACCGTTATATGCTCAACCTCTATCGGCTTTATGACAATCTGACTAGTAGCTTCCCCCATGTTCTCTTTGAATCCTGTTCAAGTGGCGGTGGTCGCTTTGACCCAGGTCTGCTCTACTATGCTCCTCAAACCTGGACCAGTGACAATACAGATGCCATCGAGCGCTTGAAGATTCAGTACGGAACCTCCATGGTCTATCCCTTGGTCAGCATGGGCTGCCATGTGTCAGAAAGTCCCAATCAGCAGGTTGGTCGGTCAACTCCCCTTTCCACCCGGGGAAATGTCGCCTTCTTTGGCAGTTTTGGTTATGAGTTGGACTTGTCTGATTGTCATCCAGATGAATTGGAAGAGATAAAAGAGCAGATTGCCTTTTACAAGCAACACCGCTCAACCTTCCAATTCGGAACCTTTACCCGCCTCCTCAGTCCTTTTGAGGGGGAAGATGTTGCTTGGCAGGTAGCGTCAAAAGATGGTAGTCAGGTCATCGTCGGTTTTTACCGTCGCCTCGTGACCGCCAATCTTGGTCTAGCCCGCCTTCGCCTAAAGGGGTTGGACGAACAGGCTCTTTATGAACTGGATGGAAAAACCTACTATGGCAGTGATTTGATGTATGCAGGACTTCCGATTCACAACGAGGTCCATGTTCAAAAAGACAAGGACTTTTCATCAAGGCTCTACATTCTCAAAAGAATAGAGGAGTCATAA
- a CDS encoding carbohydrate ABC transporter permease: MKQTSIKQTIWIHFFLILVALGMIVPFVWMVLTSFKSVTESTQMNPFHFFPSQWLISNYTEAIRTNNFPILYFNTIMMMLWRIFSSVMFSAMAAYAFARLEFPGRNFLFGLVLFQMMVPPQLFVIPQYLMIDQLGMRNTIFALVFPGIVSAFGTFLLRQFFVGLPKELEESAKLDGCNIGQTFFKVMLPLAKSGLIALAIFTALFAFKDLLWPLIINSNADKATLSSALSKIQGAYSVNYPQLMAASVLAIWPMVTLYIIFQKQFIQGIATSGGKL; this comes from the coding sequence ATGAAACAAACAAGTATAAAACAAACCATCTGGATACATTTCTTTTTAATTTTGGTTGCACTGGGGATGATAGTACCCTTTGTCTGGATGGTTCTGACCTCTTTTAAGTCGGTGACAGAGTCCACTCAGATGAATCCCTTTCATTTCTTTCCTAGCCAATGGCTGATCAGCAACTACACAGAAGCCATCAGAACCAATAATTTCCCCATCTTGTATTTCAATACCATCATGATGATGCTTTGGCGGATTTTTAGCTCGGTCATGTTCTCAGCTATGGCGGCCTATGCCTTTGCTCGCTTGGAATTTCCAGGCAGAAACTTCCTTTTTGGTCTGGTTCTCTTTCAGATGATGGTGCCGCCTCAGCTCTTTGTTATTCCGCAGTATTTGATGATTGACCAGTTGGGGATGCGCAATACTATTTTTGCCTTGGTTTTCCCAGGAATTGTCAGTGCTTTTGGAACCTTTTTGCTGCGGCAGTTCTTCGTTGGACTGCCTAAGGAGTTGGAAGAGTCTGCTAAGCTGGACGGCTGCAATATCGGTCAGACCTTCTTTAAGGTGATGTTGCCACTGGCTAAGTCTGGACTGATTGCACTAGCGATTTTTACAGCTCTCTTTGCTTTCAAAGACCTGCTCTGGCCTTTGATTATCAACTCTAATGCCGACAAGGCAACCCTGTCAAGTGCGCTGTCGAAAATTCAAGGGGCCTATTCAGTTAACTACCCACAACTGATGGCCGCTAGTGTTCTTGCTATTTGGCCCATGGTCACGCTCTATATTATTTTCCAGAAACAATTTATTCAAGGAATTGCCACTTCTGGTGGAAAACTTTAG
- a CDS encoding carbohydrate ABC transporter permease, translating to MFKKKGSLNEALWGWAMVAPTIIGLLVLNIIPIFQTLKMSFHKSGDFGRNDIFVGLANYQRMLGDAQVWQATWNTFKYTLLVVPTTVVLAILLAVLLNSKIKGRHVYRTIFFLPMVAAPAAVTMVWKWLYNTDFGLINFVLGKIGIGRINWIEDPKIAMYSIALIGIWSTVGYSMILILAGLQEIPKDYYEAAKIDGASPVKQFFQITLPLVSPTLFFVVVTSIIQSMQVFDVIYMMEDIRSPAYDKTVSLVYLFYNNSFKYTDKGYGSTIVILLLVIILLITALQMKAQKKWVHYN from the coding sequence ATGTTTAAAAAGAAAGGGAGCTTAAACGAAGCCCTCTGGGGCTGGGCCATGGTGGCCCCAACCATTATTGGATTGTTGGTGCTCAACATCATCCCTATTTTTCAAACCCTGAAAATGAGTTTCCACAAGAGTGGTGATTTCGGCCGCAATGATATTTTTGTTGGGCTAGCCAACTATCAGCGGATGCTGGGTGATGCCCAGGTCTGGCAAGCCACTTGGAACACCTTTAAGTACACCCTTTTGGTCGTTCCAACGACAGTGGTTTTAGCTATTTTATTGGCAGTATTGCTCAATTCTAAAATAAAGGGTAGGCATGTCTATCGAACCATCTTTTTCCTTCCTATGGTAGCGGCTCCGGCAGCAGTAACCATGGTTTGGAAATGGCTCTACAATACCGATTTTGGCTTGATTAACTTTGTTTTGGGCAAGATTGGCATTGGGCGGATCAACTGGATTGAAGACCCCAAAATTGCTATGTATTCTATTGCCCTGATTGGCATTTGGAGTACAGTTGGTTACAGTATGATTTTGATTTTGGCTGGCTTACAGGAAATACCCAAGGATTACTATGAAGCGGCCAAGATTGATGGGGCTAGTCCTGTCAAACAGTTCTTTCAGATTACCCTGCCCTTGGTATCGCCGACCCTCTTCTTTGTGGTGGTGACCAGCATTATCCAGTCCATGCAGGTCTTTGATGTGATCTACATGATGGAAGATATCCGCAGTCCAGCCTACGATAAGACAGTTTCCTTGGTTTATCTCTTCTACAACAATTCCTTTAAATATACGGACAAGGGGTACGGTTCGACCATTGTTATCTTGCTCCTGGTCATTATCCTCTTGATCACTGCCCTGCAGATGAAGGCCCAGAAAAAATGGGTTCACTACAATTAA
- a CDS encoding ABC transporter substrate-binding protein, whose protein sequence is MKKVRFYAGILATSALLAACSNSGTSESSSSANSSGKTEISYAIWDSGQEPGIRKIADKFEEKNPDIKINIQVVDWDNYWTMLEAGATGGSLPDTFWMHSNEIYRYGSNEMLLPLDDYLAKSTEAKLENFPDGLNEIYNINGKQYAVPKDFDTIGLWYNKKMFDEAGIAYPDDTWDWNKLKEVAKQLTKADGSQYGFGAGLSNQEGYYNFIYQNGGTVITDDKKSGYDDPKTIEALDYYFSFVKEKLSPALTVDKERAEAFQNGLVAMSVFGSWNLSGFSANDYIRENADVAVLPKGPDGTRATIFNGLGNAIAANTKNPDAAWKWVEYLSSKEAQEMQASLGVAISAYKGTADTWVNSNKDFAIKNYVDMLDYAQIRPYSQTTLKWEDKAYELLKPAYLGEEATKDAAQKTADMMNEELASEK, encoded by the coding sequence ATGAAAAAAGTACGTTTTTATGCTGGTATTTTGGCGACAAGTGCTTTGCTGGCAGCTTGTTCAAATTCAGGCACTAGCGAGTCTTCTTCAAGTGCCAACTCTTCAGGGAAAACAGAAATTTCCTATGCTATCTGGGATTCTGGTCAGGAGCCGGGCATTCGCAAGATTGCAGACAAGTTTGAAGAAAAAAATCCAGATATTAAAATCAACATCCAAGTGGTGGACTGGGACAACTATTGGACCATGTTAGAAGCTGGAGCGACTGGTGGCTCATTGCCAGATACTTTCTGGATGCACTCCAATGAAATTTACCGTTATGGCTCCAATGAAATGCTTCTGCCGTTGGATGACTATCTGGCTAAAAGTACAGAAGCCAAACTGGAAAACTTCCCAGATGGTCTCAATGAAATTTACAATATCAACGGCAAGCAGTATGCTGTTCCAAAAGATTTTGACACCATTGGTCTTTGGTACAACAAGAAGATGTTTGATGAAGCAGGCATTGCCTATCCAGATGATACCTGGGATTGGAATAAGCTCAAAGAAGTTGCCAAACAGTTGACCAAGGCAGACGGCAGCCAGTATGGTTTTGGTGCAGGTCTCAGCAACCAAGAAGGCTACTACAATTTCATCTACCAAAATGGCGGCACTGTGATTACCGATGACAAGAAGTCTGGTTACGATGATCCAAAAACCATCGAAGCTCTGGATTACTACTTCAGCTTCGTTAAGGAAAAACTTTCTCCAGCTCTGACAGTAGACAAGGAGCGGGCAGAAGCCTTCCAAAATGGTCTAGTTGCCATGAGTGTCTTTGGTTCATGGAACCTATCAGGTTTTTCAGCCAACGACTATATTCGTGAAAATGCGGATGTAGCAGTTTTGCCAAAAGGGCCAGATGGAACACGTGCAACCATTTTCAACGGTCTAGGAAATGCTATTGCGGCGAACACCAAGAACCCAGATGCTGCTTGGAAATGGGTAGAATACCTCAGCTCTAAAGAAGCCCAAGAAATGCAGGCTAGCCTAGGTGTTGCAATCTCTGCCTACAAAGGAACTGCAGATACTTGGGTCAACTCCAACAAGGACTTTGCTATCAAGAACTATGTTGACATGTTGGATTATGCTCAAATCCGTCCTTATTCTCAAACAACCTTGAAATGGGAAGATAAGGCCTATGAGCTTTTGAAACCAGCGTACTTGGGAGAAGAAGCTACAAAAGATGCGGCTCAAAAAACCGCCGATATGATGAACGAGGAACTAGCTTCAGAAAAATAG
- a CDS encoding AraC family transcriptional regulator, whose translation MTNKMEFYVFNNRSYMDFYPIQFGMEECLPLHSFGPTAKQHYLFHYIVSGSGHFYDTKGQRVHRLSAGQGFLISPDMICSYEADEKDPWTYIWVEFDGLKTEHFLRQAGLSRQQPIFSQKSEPTLSPVYQEMTAILENHQAKSALIIGHLYLFIYALIEESLTRRDSNHDEIKEFYIREAINFIERNFEKPISVDDLAQQCNLNRHYFSRLFKEQVNISPQQFIIQYRLSEACELLKNTNKTLQEIAEAVGYSNQFNFSTAFKRHYQQSPTKWRKLHR comes from the coding sequence ATGACAAACAAGATGGAATTTTATGTCTTTAACAACCGTTCCTACATGGATTTCTATCCTATCCAATTTGGGATGGAAGAATGTTTACCCCTTCACTCCTTCGGTCCAACAGCCAAACAGCACTATCTTTTTCACTATATCGTTTCTGGATCTGGGCATTTTTACGACACCAAAGGCCAACGTGTGCATCGCCTAAGCGCAGGGCAGGGGTTCCTCATTTCTCCCGATATGATTTGTAGCTATGAGGCGGATGAAAAAGACCCCTGGACCTATATCTGGGTGGAATTTGACGGCTTAAAGACCGAGCATTTTTTAAGACAGGCTGGTCTATCTCGCCAGCAGCCTATTTTTTCCCAGAAAAGTGAGCCTACACTCAGTCCGGTCTATCAGGAAATGACCGCTATCCTGGAAAACCATCAGGCCAAGAGTGCCCTCATCATTGGCCACCTCTATCTCTTTATCTACGCTTTGATTGAAGAATCCTTGACTCGTAGGGATAGCAACCATGACGAAATCAAAGAATTTTATATCCGTGAAGCGATTAACTTTATCGAGCGCAACTTCGAGAAACCCATTTCGGTTGATGACTTGGCCCAACAGTGCAATCTCAACCGCCACTACTTCAGCCGCCTTTTCAAGGAGCAGGTCAATATTTCTCCCCAGCAATTTATCATCCAGTACCGGCTTAGCGAAGCCTGTGAGTTGTTGAAAAACACCAATAAAACCCTGCAAGAAATCGCAGAAGCAGTTGGTTATTCCAACCAGTTTAACTTCTCAACAGCCTTCAAGCGCCACTACCAGCAATCCCCGACCAAATGGCGGAAATTGCATCGCTAA